The following are encoded together in the Hyalangium minutum genome:
- a CDS encoding Hsp70 family protein — translation MARYAIGIDLGTTHCAVSYFNLEEGKPRGSAQSMLPIPQLTAPGTVEARTLLPSFLYLPSEQEFPAGSLGLPWKPDATTFAGEFARAHGAKVPTRLVSSAKSWLSHPGVDRRSAMLPWQAPPEVQRVSPLEASARYLRHMREAWDHTFARSREEAGNALAQQDVIITVPASFDAAARELTLEAAQAAGIPNITLLEEPQAALYAWLEAQGEGFRKRVKPGEVILVVDVGGGTSDFSVITVRERDGEVELVRVAVGDHILLGGDNMDLALAHTLNQRLAAEGKKLDPWQFNALTYGCRQAKETLYGDPKLAKAPISIPGRGSSLIGGTLRTELPREELDRLLTDGFFPVMPVTELPRTARRTGLAQMALPYAQDAGVTRHLAAFLTRQAQALASSPDSPVNVGGKSFLHPTAVLFNGGVFKAGPLKARVMEVLNGWLTADGGQPAQELAGADLDLSVARGAAYYGWVRQGHGLRIRGGTARAYYVGVETAMPAVPGMEPPVKALCVAPFGMEEGTQADVPPQEFGLVTGEPTQFRFFVSSVRRDDKVGNMIDDVAGRDDLEELAPIETSLPGQPQPFGDLTPVNLQAAVTEVGTLELRCLEKNGPGRWKLELNVRMKE, via the coding sequence ATGGCCCGCTACGCGATCGGGATCGATCTGGGCACCACGCACTGCGCGGTGTCGTACTTCAACCTCGAGGAGGGCAAGCCCCGGGGCTCGGCCCAGTCCATGCTGCCCATTCCGCAGCTGACGGCCCCCGGCACGGTGGAGGCCCGCACGCTGCTGCCCTCCTTCCTCTACCTGCCGAGCGAGCAGGAGTTCCCTGCCGGGAGCTTGGGGCTGCCGTGGAAGCCGGACGCCACGACGTTCGCGGGCGAGTTCGCCCGAGCGCATGGCGCCAAGGTGCCGACGCGGCTGGTGTCCTCGGCGAAGAGCTGGCTGAGCCACCCGGGTGTGGATCGGCGCTCGGCGATGCTGCCATGGCAGGCGCCACCCGAAGTGCAGCGGGTGTCTCCGCTGGAGGCCTCGGCGCGCTACCTCCGTCATATGCGGGAGGCGTGGGACCACACGTTTGCCCGGTCTCGGGAGGAGGCGGGCAACGCGCTGGCGCAACAGGATGTGATCATCACGGTTCCGGCCTCGTTCGACGCGGCGGCGCGTGAGCTGACGCTGGAGGCGGCCCAGGCGGCGGGGATCCCGAACATCACCCTGCTGGAGGAACCGCAGGCCGCGCTGTACGCGTGGCTGGAGGCCCAGGGTGAAGGGTTCCGCAAGCGGGTGAAGCCGGGCGAGGTCATCCTGGTGGTGGACGTGGGCGGCGGCACGTCGGACTTCTCCGTCATTACGGTGCGGGAGCGCGACGGTGAGGTGGAGCTGGTGCGCGTGGCTGTGGGCGACCACATCCTGCTGGGCGGCGACAACATGGACCTGGCGCTGGCGCACACGCTGAACCAGCGGCTGGCCGCCGAGGGCAAGAAGCTGGATCCGTGGCAGTTCAACGCGCTGACCTACGGTTGCCGCCAGGCGAAGGAGACGCTGTACGGAGATCCGAAGCTGGCGAAGGCGCCCATCTCCATTCCGGGCCGTGGCTCGTCGCTCATCGGCGGGACGCTGCGCACGGAATTGCCTCGCGAGGAGCTGGACCGGCTGCTCACGGACGGCTTCTTCCCCGTGATGCCGGTGACGGAGCTGCCGCGCACGGCACGGCGCACGGGTCTGGCACAGATGGCACTGCCGTACGCGCAGGATGCCGGGGTGACGCGGCACCTGGCGGCGTTCCTCACCCGGCAGGCGCAGGCGCTCGCGTCCTCTCCGGACTCACCGGTGAATGTGGGGGGCAAGTCCTTCCTCCACCCCACGGCGGTGCTCTTCAACGGAGGCGTCTTCAAGGCGGGGCCGCTCAAGGCCCGCGTCATGGAGGTGCTGAACGGGTGGCTGACGGCGGACGGCGGGCAGCCCGCACAGGAGCTGGCGGGGGCGGACCTGGACCTGTCGGTGGCGCGCGGCGCGGCGTACTACGGGTGGGTGCGCCAAGGGCACGGCCTGCGGATTCGCGGTGGCACGGCTCGGGCGTATTACGTGGGGGTGGAAACGGCCATGCCTGCGGTGCCCGGCATGGAGCCTCCGGTGAAGGCGCTCTGTGTGGCGCCCTTCGGCATGGAGGAAGGGACCCAGGCCGACGTTCCGCCGCAGGAGTTCGGCCTCGTCACGGGTGAGCCCACGCAGTTCCGGTTCTTCGTCTCATCGGTCCGACGCGACGACAAGGTGGGCAACATGATCGACGACGTGGCCGGCCGGGACGATCTGGAGGAGCTGGCGCCCATCGAGACGAGCCTGCCGGGTCAGCCTCAGCCCTTTGGGGACCTGACGCCAGTGAACTTGCAGGCGGCGGTGACAGAGGTGGGAACCCTGGAGCTGCGCTGCCTGGAGAAGAATGGCCCCGGCCGCTGGAAGCTGGAGCTCAACGTGCGCATGAAGGAGTAA
- a CDS encoding DUF2760 domain-containing protein: MTEQPSLSFFARLWLAFLCFWRVLFSRPFAQAVHPLSQAYDAGTLGAGSPTPALPKPEPTPVKVAPPPVLPPEREHASALVLLSMLQREGRLIDFLQENVASFPDADVGAAARIVHEGCRKVVQQYLSLKPVMTEGEGARVTVPAGFDAQRIRLTGNVAGQPPFAGSLKHQGWVTTEVKFPTVSPALDPRVLAPAEVELS, translated from the coding sequence ATGACCGAACAGCCGTCGCTTTCGTTCTTCGCCCGCCTCTGGCTCGCGTTCCTCTGCTTCTGGCGGGTGCTCTTCTCGCGCCCCTTCGCCCAGGCCGTCCATCCGCTGAGCCAGGCGTATGACGCTGGGACGCTGGGTGCGGGTTCCCCCACCCCGGCCCTGCCCAAGCCCGAGCCCACGCCGGTGAAGGTGGCGCCTCCGCCCGTGCTGCCTCCCGAGCGGGAGCACGCCTCGGCGCTCGTGCTGCTGTCCATGCTCCAGCGAGAGGGCCGACTGATCGACTTCCTCCAGGAGAACGTGGCCAGCTTCCCGGACGCGGATGTGGGCGCGGCCGCGCGCATCGTCCACGAGGGCTGCCGCAAGGTGGTCCAACAGTACCTGTCGCTCAAGCCGGTGATGACCGAAGGCGAGGGCGCCCGGGTGACGGTGCCCGCAGGCTTCGATGCGCAGCGCATCCGCCTGACGGGAAACGTGGCGGGCCAGCCCCCGTTCGCCGGCTCGCTCAAGCATCAGGGATGGGTGACGACGGAGGTGAAGTTCCCCACCGTGAGCCCAGCGTTGGACCCGCGCGTGCTGGCCCCCGCTGAGGTCGAGCTGAGCTGA
- a CDS encoding bifunctional metallophosphatase/5'-nucleotidase produces MLRLRSVLALLALVASACRSAPQPTEPAAAPAQPAPVASAEPLRLTVVGLNDLHGWIAPHSTPLQGGVQLEDGGAATFASYLARLRADNPGGVLLLDGGDLFQGTLASNLTEGSVVVDVYNHLGVTAAAVGNHEFDYGPVGPSPVPTKPGDDPLGTLKERIKQARFPFLAANLFEAASGQRPAWLGNDGTLLVTVQGVKVGIVGLSTPSTPTTTNPTNVTSLRFDPLAPAAVEASKRLRERGAQVVIGVAHAGGKCPRVEDPRDLSSCDMKDGEIYAVLDALPPGTLDALIAGHTHQLMGHFIHGVPVIETYGLGRSFGYIELFVDPVSHRVLPERTLIHAGIPLCAQVDAATGSCDSRKLKDQAEVKLVPATFLGQPVVPDPAVQAIIAPVLTRVEQEQHRELGLTVPVALKRDYQGESLLGDFLADSLREAVGADVALMNPGGLRADIDAGPLTFGDVYEVLPFDNTVALLTLSGAELKRLLEVAYGTKKGVFQISGLQVKLGRCQGPGRFLGATFSNGKPLEPTKLYRVTMPDFLARGGDGLGVALAQLPPGRIDLGEKRPGTLRDELIAYWQGRKKPLSTPTLGRISYVDSGTPCPASQTP; encoded by the coding sequence ATGCTTCGACTCCGATCCGTTCTCGCACTGCTCGCCCTTGTGGCCTCCGCGTGCCGCAGCGCTCCCCAGCCCACGGAGCCTGCGGCAGCGCCCGCGCAGCCTGCCCCCGTGGCCTCCGCCGAGCCCCTCCGGCTCACCGTGGTCGGCCTCAATGATCTGCACGGCTGGATTGCGCCGCACAGCACGCCGCTCCAGGGCGGCGTCCAGCTCGAGGACGGAGGCGCCGCCACCTTCGCCAGCTACCTCGCGCGGCTGCGGGCGGACAACCCGGGCGGCGTGCTGCTGCTCGACGGCGGAGATCTCTTCCAGGGGACGTTGGCCTCCAACCTCACCGAGGGCTCCGTCGTCGTCGACGTCTACAACCACCTGGGGGTGACCGCCGCGGCCGTCGGCAACCACGAGTTCGACTATGGCCCCGTGGGCCCGTCTCCGGTGCCCACCAAGCCCGGCGATGATCCGCTGGGTACGCTCAAGGAGCGCATCAAGCAGGCACGCTTCCCCTTCCTGGCCGCCAACCTCTTCGAGGCCGCGTCAGGCCAGCGCCCGGCGTGGCTCGGCAATGACGGCACGCTGCTCGTCACCGTCCAGGGCGTGAAGGTGGGCATCGTGGGTTTGTCCACGCCCTCCACGCCCACGACGACCAACCCCACCAACGTGACTTCGCTCCGCTTCGACCCGCTGGCTCCGGCCGCTGTCGAGGCCTCGAAGCGCCTCCGCGAGCGCGGGGCGCAGGTGGTCATCGGTGTGGCCCATGCAGGCGGCAAGTGCCCCCGTGTGGAGGATCCTCGGGATCTCTCCAGCTGTGACATGAAGGACGGGGAGATCTACGCGGTCCTCGATGCACTGCCCCCGGGCACCCTGGATGCGCTGATCGCGGGCCACACCCACCAGCTCATGGGGCACTTCATCCACGGCGTGCCCGTCATCGAGACGTACGGACTGGGGCGGTCCTTCGGCTACATCGAGCTGTTCGTGGATCCGGTGAGCCACCGGGTGCTGCCGGAGCGTACCCTCATCCACGCGGGCATTCCCCTCTGCGCCCAGGTGGATGCGGCGACTGGCAGCTGTGACTCGCGCAAGCTGAAGGATCAGGCGGAGGTGAAGCTCGTGCCCGCCACCTTCCTGGGGCAGCCGGTGGTGCCGGATCCCGCCGTGCAGGCGATCATCGCCCCGGTGCTCACGCGCGTGGAGCAGGAGCAGCACCGGGAGCTGGGGCTCACCGTCCCCGTGGCGCTCAAGCGTGACTACCAGGGCGAGAGCCTCCTCGGAGACTTCCTGGCGGACTCGCTCCGGGAGGCCGTGGGTGCGGACGTGGCCCTGATGAACCCCGGCGGGCTTCGCGCGGACATCGACGCGGGACCGCTCACCTTTGGGGATGTCTACGAGGTGCTCCCCTTCGACAACACCGTGGCGCTCCTCACCCTGTCCGGGGCCGAGCTGAAGCGCCTGCTCGAGGTGGCCTATGGCACGAAGAAGGGCGTCTTTCAGATCTCCGGGCTCCAGGTGAAGCTCGGCCGCTGCCAGGGGCCGGGCCGCTTCCTGGGCGCCACGTTCTCCAATGGCAAGCCGCTGGAGCCCACGAAGCTCTACCGCGTCACCATGCCCGACTTCCTCGCTCGGGGCGGGGATGGGCTGGGGGTGGCCCTCGCGCAACTCCCCCCCGGACGCATCGATCTGGGTGAGAAGCGCCCTGGGACGCTCCGGGATGAGCTGATCGCGTACTGGCAGGGCCGCAAGAAGCCCCTCTCCACGCCCACCCTGGGACGTATCTCCTACGTGGACAGCGGCACCCCCTGCCCCGCGTCCCAGACGCCCTGA
- a CDS encoding Hsp70 family protein, translating into MRIIGIDLGTTHCAVASVDPAKGPSAPIEDFPIPQLVRQGEVAPRSLLPSCIYVPAGHELAGESLKLPWGDAGPNVVGEFARWQGARVPGRLVASAKSWLCHPGVDRSAPILPWGGPADVAKLSPVEASALLLSHMARAWNFAHPDAPLAQQEVVITVPASFDEAARALTVSAARKAGLEKFTLVEEPQAAFYDYTARHRTDLAKVLANVRLVLVVDVGGGTTDFTLVHAGVSPEGPMLRRLAVGEHLMLGGDNMDAALARRVEEKLFSDGRRLSATQWTQAIQAARTAKEALLGPNPPERYGVSLVAEGSRLLGGSLSTELMRSEAEDRVLDGFFPKSPPTDRPRRAARMALQELGLPYAQDAAVTRHLAAFLGQHAAAGFSALGETAPSEGALPRPDAILLNGGVFNSPRISERLVDAISAWWPNTPRIPLLRHDSLEKAVARGAAYYGLVRRGHGLRIGGGAARAYYVGLERPADSGEQPVLCLIPRGFEEGQSVDLGERPFTLTLGRPVQFTLYSTTSDRIDKPGDIVPLAEDLKPLPPIHTLLKGASGKTAEVPVHLRAALTEIGTLELFCVSNVADERWRLEFELRGSGSGQDITVTESMPARFAEAKENVERVYGNKPLPIGPKDVKQLSKTLEKVLGPRESWRVPVLRELWSSLFAGASKRRRTADHERVFYSLAGYTLRPGFGYPLDHWRAEQTFGLFDQLVQFHTDKAVWIEFWVMWRRISGGLTEAQQAKLWAYLEPHLARRVPPDAPPGGKLKGIVPEGLEEMVRAAASLEHLPASDKTKLGGWIAARLKDEAKSGGPWAWSLGRLGARVPLYGSSHKVVAIDTAEAWLTLLLDLDLRRIDGAPFAAAQLARLTGDRTRDIDPALRARTAQALTAAQASEAWVRMVNEVLALEAADEARALGDTLPAGLRLSL; encoded by the coding sequence ATGCGCATCATCGGCATCGATCTGGGTACCACCCACTGCGCGGTCGCATCTGTGGACCCCGCCAAGGGTCCCAGCGCGCCCATCGAGGACTTTCCCATCCCCCAGCTCGTCCGGCAGGGAGAGGTGGCTCCACGCTCGCTGCTACCCTCGTGCATCTATGTCCCCGCTGGCCATGAGCTCGCCGGCGAGTCGCTGAAGCTGCCCTGGGGCGACGCGGGGCCCAACGTGGTCGGTGAGTTCGCTCGCTGGCAAGGCGCTCGGGTTCCCGGCCGTCTCGTCGCCTCCGCGAAGAGCTGGCTGTGCCACCCCGGCGTGGACCGCTCCGCTCCCATCCTCCCCTGGGGTGGCCCCGCCGACGTCGCCAAGCTCTCGCCTGTCGAGGCCAGCGCCCTCCTGCTCTCACACATGGCCCGGGCCTGGAACTTCGCGCACCCGGACGCCCCTCTCGCGCAGCAAGAGGTCGTCATCACCGTCCCCGCCTCCTTTGATGAGGCGGCCCGTGCGCTCACCGTGAGCGCGGCGCGCAAAGCGGGCCTGGAGAAGTTCACCCTCGTCGAGGAGCCCCAGGCCGCGTTCTACGACTACACCGCGCGCCATCGCACGGATCTGGCCAAGGTGCTCGCCAACGTGCGCCTCGTGCTCGTGGTGGACGTGGGCGGCGGCACCACGGACTTCACCCTCGTCCACGCCGGGGTCTCTCCGGAAGGGCCCATGCTGCGGCGGCTCGCCGTCGGTGAGCACCTGATGCTCGGCGGCGACAACATGGATGCCGCGCTCGCCCGCCGCGTGGAGGAGAAGCTCTTCTCCGACGGCCGGCGCCTCTCCGCCACCCAGTGGACCCAGGCCATCCAGGCTGCCCGTACCGCCAAGGAGGCCCTGCTCGGCCCCAACCCTCCCGAGCGCTACGGCGTTTCCCTCGTGGCCGAGGGCAGCCGGCTCCTCGGTGGCTCGCTGTCCACCGAGCTGATGCGCTCCGAAGCAGAGGATCGGGTCCTCGATGGCTTCTTCCCCAAGTCCCCCCCCACGGACAGGCCTCGGCGCGCGGCCCGCATGGCTCTCCAGGAGCTGGGCCTGCCTTACGCCCAGGACGCTGCAGTCACTCGCCACCTCGCCGCCTTCCTCGGACAACACGCGGCGGCGGGCTTCTCGGCGCTCGGGGAGACGGCTCCTTCCGAAGGCGCCCTGCCCCGCCCCGATGCCATCCTCCTCAACGGCGGCGTCTTCAACTCGCCCCGCATCTCCGAGCGGCTGGTGGACGCCATCTCCGCATGGTGGCCCAACACCCCTCGCATCCCCCTGCTGCGCCACGACTCCCTGGAGAAGGCCGTCGCGCGCGGGGCCGCCTACTACGGACTCGTTCGGCGCGGCCACGGTCTGCGCATCGGTGGCGGCGCGGCCCGCGCCTACTACGTAGGCCTGGAGCGCCCCGCCGACAGCGGTGAGCAGCCTGTCCTCTGCCTCATCCCCCGCGGCTTCGAGGAGGGCCAGTCAGTAGACCTGGGCGAGCGCCCCTTCACCCTCACCCTCGGGCGGCCGGTGCAGTTCACCCTGTACTCGACCACCAGCGACCGGATCGACAAGCCGGGAGACATCGTCCCCCTCGCCGAGGACCTCAAGCCCCTGCCGCCCATCCACACGCTCCTCAAGGGCGCCTCGGGGAAGACGGCGGAGGTGCCCGTGCACCTGCGCGCCGCGCTCACCGAGATTGGCACCCTGGAGCTGTTCTGCGTCTCCAACGTCGCGGACGAGCGCTGGCGGCTCGAGTTCGAGCTGCGCGGCTCAGGCTCGGGCCAGGACATCACCGTCACCGAGTCCATGCCCGCCCGCTTCGCCGAGGCGAAGGAGAACGTCGAGCGCGTCTACGGCAACAAGCCGCTGCCCATCGGCCCCAAGGACGTGAAGCAGCTCTCCAAGACGCTCGAGAAGGTGCTCGGCCCGCGCGAGTCCTGGCGCGTCCCCGTGCTCCGTGAGCTGTGGAGCTCCCTCTTCGCGGGCGCCAGCAAGCGCCGCCGCACGGCCGACCACGAGCGCGTCTTCTACAGCCTCGCGGGCTACACGCTCCGCCCTGGCTTCGGCTATCCGCTGGACCACTGGCGCGCCGAGCAGACTTTCGGCCTCTTCGATCAGCTCGTGCAGTTCCACACGGACAAGGCCGTCTGGATCGAGTTCTGGGTCATGTGGCGCCGCATCTCCGGCGGCCTCACGGAAGCGCAGCAGGCCAAGCTCTGGGCTTACCTGGAGCCCCACCTCGCCCGCCGCGTGCCTCCGGACGCGCCTCCCGGCGGCAAGCTCAAGGGCATCGTGCCCGAGGGCCTCGAAGAGATGGTGCGCGCCGCCGCCTCGCTGGAGCATCTGCCCGCCTCGGACAAGACGAAGCTCGGAGGTTGGATCGCCGCCCGGCTCAAGGACGAGGCCAAGTCTGGAGGCCCCTGGGCGTGGTCGCTCGGGCGGCTCGGGGCTCGCGTGCCCCTCTACGGCAGCAGCCACAAGGTGGTGGCCATCGACACCGCCGAGGCGTGGCTCACGCTCCTCTTGGATTTGGATCTGCGCCGCATCGACGGAGCCCCCTTCGCGGCGGCTCAGCTCGCGCGGCTCACCGGCGACCGCACCCGGGACATCGATCCCGCCCTGCGCGCTCGCACGGCCCAGGCTCTCACCGCGGCCCAGGCCTCCGAGGCCTGGGTGCGGATGGTGAACGAGGTGCTCGCGCTCGAGGCTGCTGACGAGGCCCGGGCCCTGGGCGATACCCTGCCCGCGGGCCTCCGCCTCTCCCTGTAG
- a CDS encoding myxosortase-dependent phytase-like phosphatase, giving the protein MRVSTRLVLPVFLVGFAAAAQPVSVQPTVETQAVVRGGSATQDTALWVNPGTPAQSLLLVADPTVGLVSFGLNGGERQALLSDGVASGVDVRDGFTLQGGTAPLVVVANGTLQALTAYVVDPLTLQLRRVDTGNLILPNFSPRSVTLYRSSVSGVLYAFTSNASGTLQQVELRPGTDGGVDGVPVRSLSVGGTIVGAVADDQQGFLFVAQQNTGILRFSAEPTANDTPTTVASVGAPLTAPLGGVSLYALPDGTGYLLAASEGGDQVVIYERTPPHAVVGSFALVQNGAIDRVDAPVLVEATSRWLGPDFPGGLVAVHDEINDPTQNDKLVAWATVASSFSPPLSSTPVPTDGGTDGGTGGRDGGIVGGGGIGDGPSYPVEPDSGCNCATASVPGTLLLGLAGLALLRRRRQE; this is encoded by the coding sequence ATGCGTGTTTCCACCCGCCTCGTTCTACCCGTGTTTCTCGTAGGCTTTGCCGCCGCGGCCCAGCCGGTCAGCGTCCAACCGACAGTCGAGACCCAGGCCGTCGTCCGCGGTGGCTCCGCCACCCAGGATACAGCCCTATGGGTCAACCCCGGCACTCCGGCGCAGAGCCTGCTGCTCGTGGCAGACCCCACAGTGGGGCTTGTCAGCTTCGGTTTGAACGGAGGGGAGCGGCAGGCCCTGCTCTCGGACGGTGTGGCCTCCGGCGTGGACGTGCGCGATGGCTTCACCCTGCAGGGTGGCACCGCGCCCCTCGTGGTGGTGGCCAATGGCACGCTCCAGGCGCTCACTGCGTATGTGGTGGATCCGCTCACGCTGCAGCTGCGCCGCGTGGATACGGGCAACCTGATCCTGCCAAACTTCTCCCCGCGCTCGGTGACGCTGTACCGCAGCTCCGTCAGCGGGGTGCTCTACGCCTTCACTTCCAACGCCTCGGGCACCCTGCAGCAGGTCGAGCTGCGCCCCGGGACGGATGGAGGCGTGGATGGCGTGCCCGTGCGCAGCCTGTCCGTGGGCGGCACCATTGTCGGAGCGGTCGCGGACGACCAGCAGGGCTTCCTCTTCGTCGCTCAGCAGAACACCGGCATCTTGCGCTTCTCCGCCGAGCCCACCGCCAACGACACTCCCACCACCGTGGCCTCCGTGGGCGCGCCGCTCACGGCTCCCCTGGGAGGCGTGTCGCTCTACGCGCTGCCCGATGGCACCGGCTACCTCCTGGCCGCGAGCGAGGGAGGGGATCAGGTCGTCATTTATGAGCGCACTCCTCCTCATGCCGTCGTGGGCAGCTTCGCCTTGGTCCAGAATGGCGCTATCGACCGCGTGGACGCCCCGGTCCTGGTGGAGGCCACGTCCCGGTGGCTCGGGCCGGACTTCCCGGGGGGCCTCGTCGCCGTGCATGACGAGATCAATGATCCCACGCAGAACGACAAGCTCGTTGCCTGGGCCACCGTGGCCAGCTCGTTCAGCCCTCCGCTCTCGTCGACCCCGGTGCCGACCGACGGTGGGACCGATGGTGGAACGGGTGGGAGAGACGGTGGCATCGTCGGAGGGGGCGGCATCGGTGATGGCCCCTCGTACCCCGTCGAGCCCGACAGCGGGTGCAACTGCGCCACGGCCTCGGTGCCGGGCACGCTGCTGCTTGGGTTGGCAGGGCTCGCGCTGCTGCGGCGCCGCCGGCAGGAGTGA
- a CDS encoding tetratricopeptide repeat protein: MSTSPLKTLSPAELAKLEHAFAADPSSDAYKPLAEAYLGMGRFMEAMVVCKKGVKAHPNAADPRLLLARVYLQQGKDKKALEEALGGLQVQPADKAALRMVGMLQLKTGEAEPGKSNLLKAFEADPTDSETLALMQQYKVEQPKAAAPAPAPAPVAAPVAAPVAQAPVTAAPVAQAPVAAPAPVANPNPAAAPRVSSPAGRAIPAPQPSPAAQPRPQPRRPVVVDEVDDDDDDDVGSKRRGKQGGSSKYITLGLFVAAVLSIGGYYAYSRHMKELNREFKKHLDGATEQLKHDSFDSYKKAVEQADKALEVFPDSTAAHGYLAYAWAIRWGEHGGGDDARRKAEEHLDAAKKGGEVSSHLYAAEALIKTYGGKGKDALGELEERVKAFDAQGKASSLLYLTLGLAQMNAGDLDRSRDSLDKAQGLSPDDPRIYASLGAVYRRLGQDNTAWQKYDFALRYEKDHPESMLGKSLLMLDQETPGLDLYELASKMLKKLLEADPPPSPRQLATAQLARSLLISRVSLAMDTLKPDIQQKLSEATGVPVDKAAARTMLDKAEKDGFALDKTNPELFLIKGRRLLLEGQADQAVSAIREAIKVDPTRAQLYVELAKALMAKQGGEKEAAEALTTALKTMGDSPKLVLMLGQAYQRQGKLDEALAQYQRAVKDPKAKNPEARLAMGTIYRERSDWDKAKEQLDKAVQEFIGQPDRAALALTELGRVYVGKGDTAKAEDSFQKAIEANGGYGPAYYFYATMLSKDRKQGDKVKMLAQEYLKIEPKGEHAPELQRLASGG; this comes from the coding sequence ATGTCTACCTCTCCCTTGAAGACGTTGAGCCCGGCCGAGCTCGCGAAGCTCGAGCACGCGTTCGCCGCAGACCCGTCGTCCGATGCTTACAAGCCGCTCGCCGAGGCGTATCTGGGCATGGGCCGCTTCATGGAGGCGATGGTCGTCTGCAAGAAGGGCGTCAAAGCCCATCCCAACGCGGCCGATCCCCGACTCCTGCTTGCCCGCGTGTACCTCCAGCAGGGCAAGGACAAGAAGGCCCTCGAGGAGGCACTCGGTGGCCTCCAGGTCCAGCCTGCCGACAAGGCAGCCCTCCGCATGGTGGGCATGCTGCAGCTGAAGACCGGCGAGGCCGAGCCCGGCAAGTCCAACCTCCTGAAGGCCTTCGAGGCGGATCCGACCGACTCGGAGACGCTCGCCTTGATGCAGCAGTACAAGGTGGAGCAGCCCAAGGCTGCCGCTCCAGCCCCGGCGCCCGCGCCCGTGGCCGCCCCGGTGGCCGCGCCTGTCGCTCAGGCTCCGGTGACGGCCGCTCCCGTGGCTCAGGCACCGGTGGCCGCGCCCGCGCCCGTCGCGAATCCGAACCCCGCGGCGGCGCCCCGCGTGTCCTCTCCCGCGGGTCGTGCCATTCCCGCGCCGCAGCCCAGCCCGGCCGCTCAGCCCCGTCCGCAGCCGCGCCGCCCCGTCGTCGTCGATGAAGTGGACGACGATGATGACGATGATGTCGGCTCGAAGCGCCGCGGGAAGCAGGGCGGCTCGAGCAAGTACATCACCCTGGGCCTCTTCGTGGCCGCAGTGCTCTCCATCGGCGGGTACTACGCGTACTCGCGGCACATGAAGGAGCTCAACCGCGAGTTCAAGAAGCACCTGGACGGCGCCACCGAGCAGCTCAAGCACGACTCCTTCGACTCGTACAAGAAGGCCGTGGAGCAGGCGGACAAGGCGCTCGAGGTGTTCCCGGACTCCACCGCCGCGCACGGCTACCTGGCCTATGCCTGGGCCATCCGCTGGGGCGAGCACGGTGGCGGTGACGACGCGCGCCGCAAGGCCGAGGAGCACCTGGACGCCGCCAAGAAGGGAGGCGAGGTCAGCTCCCACCTGTACGCCGCCGAGGCCCTCATCAAGACGTACGGCGGCAAGGGCAAGGATGCCCTGGGCGAGCTCGAAGAGCGCGTGAAGGCCTTCGACGCGCAGGGCAAGGCCAGCTCCCTCCTGTACCTCACGCTGGGCCTGGCGCAGATGAACGCCGGCGACCTGGACCGTTCCCGCGACAGCCTGGACAAGGCGCAGGGCCTGTCTCCGGATGATCCGCGCATCTACGCCAGCCTGGGTGCCGTGTACCGCCGGCTCGGCCAGGACAACACCGCCTGGCAGAAGTACGACTTCGCCCTTCGCTACGAGAAGGACCACCCCGAGTCCATGCTCGGCAAGTCGCTGCTGATGCTGGACCAGGAGACGCCGGGCCTGGATCTCTACGAGCTGGCCTCGAAGATGCTCAAGAAGCTGCTGGAGGCCGATCCGCCGCCCTCGCCGCGGCAGCTGGCCACCGCGCAGCTGGCGCGCTCGCTGCTGATCAGCCGCGTCTCCCTGGCCATGGACACCCTCAAGCCGGACATTCAGCAGAAGCTCTCCGAGGCCACGGGCGTCCCGGTGGACAAGGCCGCGGCGCGCACCATGCTGGACAAGGCCGAGAAGGATGGCTTCGCGCTCGACAAGACCAACCCGGAGCTGTTCCTCATCAAGGGCCGCAGGCTGCTGCTCGAGGGCCAGGCTGATCAGGCCGTCTCCGCCATCCGCGAGGCCATCAAGGTGGACCCCACGCGCGCCCAGCTCTACGTGGAGCTGGCCAAGGCGCTCATGGCCAAGCAGGGCGGCGAGAAGGAGGCCGCCGAGGCGCTCACCACCGCTCTCAAGACGATGGGCGACAGCCCCAAGCTGGTGTTGATGCTCGGCCAGGCCTACCAGCGCCAGGGCAAGCTGGACGAGGCGCTCGCCCAGTACCAGCGCGCGGTGAAGGATCCGAAGGCCAAGAACCCCGAGGCCCGCCTCGCCATGGGCACCATCTACCGGGAGCGCTCCGACTGGGACAAGGCCAAGGAGCAGCTGGACAAGGCCGTCCAGGAGTTCATCGGCCAGCCTGACCGGGCTGCGCTGGCGCTCACCGAGCTGGGCCGCGTCTACGTGGGCAAGGGCGACACGGCCAAGGCCGAGGACTCCTTCCAGAAGGCCATCGAGGCCAACGGCGGTTACGGGCCGGCCTACTACTTCTACGCCACCATGCTCAGCAAGGACCGCAAGCAGGGCGACAAGGTCAAGATGCTGGCGCAGGAGTACCTGAAGATCGAGCCCAAGGGCGAGCACGCCCCGGAGCTGCAGCGCCTGGCCTCGGGAGGGTAG